Genomic segment of Rhodocaloribacter litoris:
GGCCCGACGTGACCGTCTCCGGGCTCGTCACCACCGTGAACCGCGCCTTCGACCGCGTGGCGATGCACGGCGTCCGCCGCGAGCTCGTCGAGGCGCAGGCGCGCGCCGCCGGGCTGCCGCTCCACATCGTCCCGATCCCCCACCCCTGCACCAACGCCGACTACGAGGCCGCCGTCCGCGCCTTCGTCGAGCACATCCGTCCCCTCGGCGTCACCCACATGGCCTTCGGCGACCTGTTCCTCGAGGACGTGCGGGCCTACCGCGAAGCCCTCTTCGACGGCACCGGCCTGGACCTCCTCTTCCCCCTCTGGGGCGAGCCCACCGACCGCCTCGCCCGCACCATGGTGGACGCGGGCCTGCGGGCCGTGCTCACCTGCGTCGACCCCCGCGCCCTCGACCCCGCCTTCGCCGGCCGCCGGTACGACCACGCCCTCCTCGATGCCCTCCCCGCCACCGTGGACCCCTGCGGCGAGCGGGGCGAGTTCCACACCTTCGCCTGCGAAGGCCCCATGTTCGCCGCCCCGATTCCCGTCCGCACGGGAACCACCGTCACCCGCGAAGGATTCGTTTTTACGGATGTGGTGTGTGCCTCATAGTGCGTATTTCGTAGTGCGTATTTCGTAGTGCGTAGAACAGAATCTTTACGCACTACGCACTACGCATTACGCACTACGCACTACACACTCGTCACCCTTTCACGCTCACCCAAACCAACAGGGAGGTACTGCCATGGCCAAAAAGATTCTCATGCTCGTGGGCGACTTCGTAGAGGATTACGAAGTGATGGTGCCGTTCCAGGCGCTGCAGATGGTGGGCCACACGGTGCACGCGGTCTGCCCCGGGAAGAAGGCCGGTGAGACGGTGAAGACGGCCGTGCACGACTTCGAGGGCGACCAGACGTACACCGAGAAGCGGGGCCACAACTTCACGCTCAATGCCACCTTCGACGAGATCGACGAGCGGGCGTATGACGCGCTCGTGATCCCCGGCGGGCGGGCGCCCGAGTACATCCGCCTGAACGACCGGGTGCTGGAGATCGTCCGCCACTTCGACCGGGCGGGCAAGCCCATCGCGGCCATCTGCCACGGCGCGCAGGTGCTGGCCGCCGCCGGCGTGCTCCAGGGCAAGCGCTGCTCGGCCTACCCCGCCGTCGGCCCGGACGTGACGCGCGCCGGCGGCACCTACGCCGACATCCCCGTCGATCAGGCCGTGACCGACGGCCACCTGGTGACGGCTCCGGCCTGGCCCGCCCATCCCGCCTGGCTGGCGCAGTTCCTCAAGGTGCTCGGCACCCGGATCGAGCACGAAGAGGCCGTCGCCGCCTGAACGGCCCGGTCCTTTTCCCGCAAAAAGGAAAGCCTGCCTTCCGCGTGGGTGGCAGGCTTTCCTGTATTGGCAAGCGCTGCGTTCAGCGCTGCACGGTCAGTTCCTGGCCGGGATAGATGGTGCTGCCGCGCAGGTTGTTCCACTGCTTCAGGTCGCTGATGGAGACGCCGTAGCGGCGGGCGATCTCGTCGAGCGTGTCGCCGCGCTGGACGCGGTGGGTCACCGGGCCGGAGCCGCCGGGGTAGATGGTCAGGCGCTGGCCGGTGCGAATGCGGGTGCCGCGCAGGTCGTTCCATTGCTGGAGCTGGCGTATCGAGACGCCATACCGGGCGGCGATTTCGCTCAGGGTGTCGCCGCTGCGCACGCGGTAGGTGATCTTCTCCGGCCTGTCGGGCTCGGGCTCGTCCGCCGGCGGGTTGGCCGTGTAGATCGACAGCCGCTGGCCGACGCGGATGGTGTTGCCGCGCAGGTTGTTCCACCGCTTCAGGTCGGCCACCCAGACGTTGTACCGGTCCGCGATTTCGATGAGGGTGTCCCCCCGGCGCACGGTGTAGACGATGCGCGTCGGGCCAGCGGGTTTCTCCTCGACGCTTTTTTCGCGTGCGGGTGCAGGGGCCGGTGCGCTGGTCTTCACGATGGGCGTGGTCTGCACCGGCCGGGAGGTCGTTGCCCGGGCGAGGGTTCCGCTGGCGGTTGTGAGGGGGCGAAGCGCATACGTGCCGTAGTCGACCGTCACGACGTCCGCCTCGGCCAGTTCCGGCCGGGGCAGGTCGCTCTGGTACTGCGGCACCGGCACCACCAGGCGTTGCCCGATGTGGATGCGCGTGGTCTTCAGGCCATTGTCCGCCATGAGCTGGCGCACGCTCGTGCCATACTGGGCGGCGATCTTGCCGAGCGTGTCGCCGCGGCGGACCACGTATTCCCCGGCCGTCAGGAAGGCATCCTCCGGCAGGTTTTTGTAGCCTTCGGCGAAGCGCTCGTACGTGCCGAGGGGAAGGCGGAGGTAGTAGGGCTCGGTCGAGGGGGGCAGGCTGTTGCGGCGCAGTTCCGGGTTGAGGGCCCGCAGCAGGTTGACGTCGGTGCCGGCCAGCTCGGCCAGGGTACTCAGGCGGATGGCGCCCTGCACCGGCACGTAGTGATAGGCATAGCGCGGGCCCGGTTGTGCCGGTTTCAGCCCGAACGCATCCGGGTTGGAGGCCATGAGGGCCGTCGCGATGAACATCGGCACGTAGTTGCGCGTCTCGCGAGGCAGGTAGGGGTACATGTCCCAGAAGGTGGGTTTTCGCCCGGTCCGTTCCTCGGCCTGCCGCATGGCCCGTCTGATGCAGCGCGGGCTACAGTTGTAGGCGGCCAGCGCAATGTGCCAGTCGCCGTACTCCCGGTAGAGGTCGCGCAGGTGGCGGGCGGCGGCCCGGGTGGCCTTCTCCGGGTCCATCCGCTCATCCACCCAGGCATCGACGTGGAGGCCGTAGGCGCGCCCGGTGGCCGCGATGAACTGCCACATGCCCACGGCCTGCGCCCAGCTCCGCGCCCGCGGGTTGAGCCCGCTCTCGATCATCGCCAGGTATTTCAACTCGTCGGGCACGCCTTCTTCGGCCAGGATCTGTTCGATCATCGGGAAATACGTCTCGGCCCGGCTGAGCCACTGGTGGATGTGCCGGTCCGGCTCCCGGCGCAGGTAGGCGATGGAGGATTCGACGAGCCGGTTCATCGTCATCGGAATGACGGCCTCGATCGGGCGCAGGTTCGGGATGACAACGTCTTCCAGGAGCGGCTCGTCCAGCTCGTTGAGCAGGGCGAACACCTCGGCACGGAGCTCGAAGATGCTGCCGTAGGGCAGGGTCAGCGTGTCCGTGGGACCGTAGTACCGCTCATACTCGGCCACGAGCGTGCGGTAGAGCTCCTGAAAGCGCGGGCGTTCCAGAATGCCGGGATGCCGCAACAGCGCGGCCAGTTCGGTCATGGCCGTCGAGAGCAGCGACTCGGTCCGCTCGAGGTCGCCTTCGGCCTGGGCCCGCAGCAGATCCGACTGGTACCCGTAGATCCGTGCGAGCCGGTGCAAGATCTGGGCCTCGGACAGGGTGTCCGAAAGCGCGAAGAGCATCGGATGGGAGATGAAGGAAGAGGCGACGGGATCGGGGGGCAACACGCTGGCCCGCTGATCGGAGCCAGGGGCAACCTGAGACGTCGGCTGGCCCGATGCCGGCACAAACAGGGCACTGGACAAGCCTACCAGCAAGACGAGAAGCAGCAGTCGGCGCACAGGATCTCTCTCTCGGGTGAATGAACGGAAACGGACGACAATAGGTGCTGAGGTCAGTTAAAGCGATACCTTACCTGCACGGGGCTTTCGGGCTCCACGATAGTAACTTTGATCCTCAT
This window contains:
- a CDS encoding DJ-1/PfpI family protein — encoded protein: MAKKILMLVGDFVEDYEVMVPFQALQMVGHTVHAVCPGKKAGETVKTAVHDFEGDQTYTEKRGHNFTLNATFDEIDERAYDALVIPGGRAPEYIRLNDRVLEIVRHFDRAGKPIAAICHGAQVLAAAGVLQGKRCSAYPAVGPDVTRAGGTYADIPVDQAVTDGHLVTAPAWPAHPAWLAQFLKVLGTRIEHEEAVAA
- a CDS encoding adenine nucleotide alpha hydrolase — translated: MTPKNTLLWWSSGKDSAWALHVLRRRPDVTVSGLVTTVNRAFDRVAMHGVRRELVEAQARAAGLPLHIVPIPHPCTNADYEAAVRAFVEHIRPLGVTHMAFGDLFLEDVRAYREALFDGTGLDLLFPLWGEPTDRLARTMVDAGLRAVLTCVDPRALDPAFAGRRYDHALLDALPATVDPCGERGEFHTFACEGPMFAAPIPVRTGTTVTREGFVFTDVVCAS
- a CDS encoding lytic transglycosylase, whose protein sequence is MLFALSDTLSEAQILHRLARIYGYQSDLLRAQAEGDLERTESLLSTAMTELAALLRHPGILERPRFQELYRTLVAEYERYYGPTDTLTLPYGSIFELRAEVFALLNELDEPLLEDVVIPNLRPIEAVIPMTMNRLVESSIAYLRREPDRHIHQWLSRAETYFPMIEQILAEEGVPDELKYLAMIESGLNPRARSWAQAVGMWQFIAATGRAYGLHVDAWVDERMDPEKATRAAARHLRDLYREYGDWHIALAAYNCSPRCIRRAMRQAEERTGRKPTFWDMYPYLPRETRNYVPMFIATALMASNPDAFGLKPAQPGPRYAYHYVPVQGAIRLSTLAELAGTDVNLLRALNPELRRNSLPPSTEPYYLRLPLGTYERFAEGYKNLPEDAFLTAGEYVVRRGDTLGKIAAQYGTSVRQLMADNGLKTTRIHIGQRLVVPVPQYQSDLPRPELAEADVVTVDYGTYALRPLTTASGTLARATTSRPVQTTPIVKTSAPAPAPAREKSVEEKPAGPTRIVYTVRRGDTLIEIADRYNVWVADLKRWNNLRGNTIRVGQRLSIYTANPPADEPEPDRPEKITYRVRSGDTLSEIAARYGVSIRQLQQWNDLRGTRIRTGQRLTIYPGGSGPVTHRVQRGDTLDEIARRYGVSISDLKQWNNLRGSTIYPGQELTVQR